One Umboniibacter marinipuniceus DNA window includes the following coding sequences:
- a CDS encoding AbgT family transporter — protein sequence MVHPSKKTIFTRFLDSVEFLGNLLPHPVTLFAFFCMAVIVASGVAGHFEFSVIDPRPAGSPNVAEDGMIRVVSLMNAEGLQRILTGLVTNFTSFTPLGTVLVAILGVGIAEHSGLISAVMRKMVYGAPARLVTFVIVFAGILSNTASELGYVVLIPLAAMIFHSLGRHPLAGLAAAFAGVSGGYSANLLLGTVDPLLSGITQEAAQMIDSGYTVGAEANWWFMAASTFLVTAMGTWVTEKVVEPKLGTYDPAMGDPEALANTNIEGGAALTDIERRGLRFAGLAAVLVGLVIAATTVDSLGGVLLNPETGELAGSPFLKSIVAFIFIFFAVPGFVYGKVVGTMSNDVDAINAMSKAMSSMGGYMVLVFFAAQFVAYFKWTNFGAVLAVMGATALESAGLTGPSLFFLFILVCGLINLSLGSASAQWAVTAPIFVPMLMLVGYSPETIQAAYRIGDSTTNLITPMMSYFGLILAIASRYYKNIGIGTLISIMLPYTMVFVVIWSSFFYLWVFVAGIPVGPGSPIFYTP from the coding sequence ATGGTGCATCCTAGTAAAAAAACGATATTCACCCGCTTTCTTGACTCGGTCGAGTTTCTTGGTAATTTGCTGCCGCATCCGGTCACGCTGTTTGCCTTTTTCTGCATGGCAGTCATCGTCGCAAGTGGTGTGGCGGGGCACTTCGAATTCTCAGTGATTGACCCTCGTCCAGCGGGGTCACCTAATGTTGCCGAAGACGGTATGATTCGGGTGGTAAGCCTGATGAATGCCGAAGGCCTGCAGCGAATCTTGACTGGCTTAGTCACCAATTTCACCAGTTTTACACCACTCGGTACGGTATTGGTAGCCATCCTAGGGGTTGGTATCGCTGAGCATTCAGGGCTGATCTCGGCGGTAATGAGAAAGATGGTTTATGGCGCGCCGGCACGGCTAGTAACCTTCGTGATTGTCTTCGCTGGTATCCTCTCTAATACCGCTTCCGAGTTAGGTTACGTAGTACTGATTCCACTTGCTGCCATGATCTTTCACTCATTAGGACGTCATCCTTTGGCTGGCTTGGCCGCGGCGTTCGCGGGGGTATCCGGGGGGTATTCGGCGAACTTGCTACTGGGTACGGTTGATCCGCTCTTGAGCGGCATCACGCAGGAAGCGGCGCAAATGATCGACAGTGGCTACACCGTGGGTGCTGAGGCCAATTGGTGGTTTATGGCAGCGTCCACGTTCCTTGTTACCGCCATGGGCACTTGGGTAACGGAGAAAGTGGTTGAGCCAAAGCTAGGGACCTACGACCCGGCAATGGGTGATCCCGAGGCGTTAGCTAACACTAATATCGAAGGCGGTGCTGCACTGACCGATATCGAACGCCGAGGTTTGCGTTTTGCTGGATTGGCTGCGGTACTTGTAGGCTTAGTTATCGCCGCTACAACGGTCGATTCGCTGGGTGGTGTGCTGCTCAATCCGGAGACTGGTGAACTGGCGGGATCGCCATTCCTAAAGAGTATTGTTGCCTTCATCTTTATCTTCTTTGCCGTGCCCGGATTTGTCTATGGCAAAGTTGTTGGGACCATGAGCAACGATGTCGATGCCATCAACGCGATGTCTAAAGCCATGAGTTCGATGGGCGGCTATATGGTGTTGGTATTCTTTGCCGCGCAGTTCGTTGCCTACTTCAAGTGGACAAATTTCGGCGCTGTATTGGCGGTAATGGGGGCTACGGCATTGGAGTCAGCGGGACTCACAGGGCCAAGCTTATTCTTCCTGTTTATTCTGGTGTGTGGCTTGATCAATCTTAGTTTGGGCTCGGCCTCCGCACAGTGGGCGGTTACCGCGCCAATCTTCGTGCCGATGTTAATGCTGGTAGGTTATTCCCCTGAAACTATTCAGGCGGCTTACCGAATTGGAGATTCGACCACCAACTTGATCACGCCGATGATGAGTTATTTTGGTTTGATTCTTGCCATCGCCTCGCGCTATTACAAGAATATTGGCATTGGTACACTGATTTCCATTATGTTGCCGTACACCATGGTGTTCGTAGTGATTTGGAGCTCCTTCTTTTACCTTTGGGTATTTGTTGCGGGTATTCCAGTGGGGCCGGGCTCGCCAATATTTTATACCCCATAA
- a CDS encoding cupin domain-containing protein — translation MTSLPPWVSNPLEYLLGDMSPSEFFNHYHEQKALRCKPGSSKHFEDLLNEHRLDTIIAETELPPESLEMARTNPPLSRDQFTFNNGEIDRGAVIRHFQQGATLILTQLQLADPKLAELCRALEYEFSAYVQTNIYFTPPGFQGFRTHFDDHDVFVIQVSGQKDWTLYERPVDNPYRGERFQSSKHPAGEIADKFTLKAGECLYVPRGLMHDAVASGSEPSLHITVGIIVKSWADLMLEAMSEVALHDPGFRRSLPPGFAKIDFDRSQAQAHFDQLVKAFANSAQLEGAFNAFVGNFIRSQPALVSGALSLAANQSSAEQYYLVRPNSLARTFVDEPTGELVLVCPGGDIRFNSDAEDKIDDILAGQRFNAQYLTGLSDDSCDIINKLLAFGIIQADSHG, via the coding sequence ATGACATCGTTACCTCCTTGGGTGAGCAACCCGCTGGAATACTTACTGGGCGATATGTCGCCCAGTGAATTCTTCAATCATTATCACGAACAAAAAGCGTTACGCTGCAAGCCTGGTTCTTCAAAGCACTTTGAAGACTTACTCAATGAACATCGCTTAGATACCATCATTGCGGAGACTGAGCTACCGCCCGAGTCTCTGGAAATGGCTCGCACAAATCCCCCGTTATCACGTGATCAGTTCACCTTTAACAATGGCGAAATTGATCGCGGGGCGGTAATACGCCACTTCCAACAGGGTGCCACCTTAATTCTTACCCAACTACAGCTGGCTGACCCGAAGCTTGCGGAGCTCTGCAGAGCGCTTGAGTACGAATTCAGTGCCTATGTGCAAACCAACATCTATTTCACACCACCCGGTTTCCAGGGCTTTCGAACTCACTTCGACGATCACGATGTGTTTGTTATTCAAGTAAGCGGTCAAAAGGATTGGACGCTATACGAGCGACCTGTCGACAACCCGTATCGCGGCGAACGCTTCCAATCAAGCAAACACCCCGCTGGCGAGATCGCAGACAAATTTACCCTCAAGGCGGGCGAGTGCCTATACGTACCCCGTGGCCTAATGCATGATGCGGTGGCTAGCGGCAGCGAACCTTCGCTCCATATCACCGTAGGCATCATCGTAAAGTCTTGGGCAGACTTAATGCTTGAAGCCATGTCAGAGGTTGCGCTTCACGATCCTGGCTTCCGCAGATCCTTACCACCCGGATTCGCTAAAATCGACTTCGACCGTTCGCAGGCTCAGGCGCATTTCGACCAATTGGTGAAAGCCTTCGCTAATTCAGCTCAATTAGAGGGTGCTTTTAATGCCTTTGTCGGAAATTTCATTCGCTCTCAACCCGCTTTGGTAAGCGGTGCGCTGAGTCTTGCGGCGAATCAAAGCTCGGCAGAACAATACTATCTCGTTAGACCCAACTCCTTGGCTCGTACCTTCGTGGACGAACCAACTGGCGAGCTGGTTTTGGTTTGCCCTGGCGGGGACATCCGGTTCAATTCCGATGCCGAAGATAAAATCGACGATATCCTAGCTGGACAACGATTTAATGCGCAATACTTAACCGGACTATCAGACGATAGTTGCGACATCATTAATAAACTACTCGCCTTTGGTATTATTCAAGCTGACAGCCACGGGTAG
- a CDS encoding VOC family protein codes for MLSPFHLAVTVNSLADARSFYGGLLGCSEGRSSERWVDFNFFGHQFVVHLDENKRPAEASNLVDGHGIPVPHFGVVLAMEAWHELHQSLEREGVEFVVAPHIRFPGGAGEQGTLFIRDPSGNTLEFKGFADIEAQLFAT; via the coding sequence ATGTTGTCACCTTTTCATCTTGCGGTCACGGTGAATTCGCTTGCTGATGCCCGGTCGTTCTACGGTGGGCTGTTGGGTTGCTCTGAAGGGCGTAGCAGTGAACGCTGGGTGGACTTTAACTTCTTTGGGCACCAGTTTGTTGTGCATTTGGACGAGAACAAAAGACCAGCTGAAGCGTCTAATTTGGTTGATGGACACGGTATACCTGTGCCGCATTTCGGCGTGGTGCTAGCCATGGAGGCATGGCATGAGTTACATCAAAGTCTTGAGAGAGAGGGTGTTGAATTTGTGGTGGCGCCTCATATCCGTTTCCCGGGGGGAGCCGGTGAGCAGGGAACCTTGTTTATTCGCGACCCTAGCGGTAATACGTTGGAATTCAAAGGCTTTGCAGACATTGAGGCGCAGCTCTTTGCAACATGA
- a CDS encoding 4'-phosphopantetheinyl transferase family protein yields the protein MITTLFDFHHVPNDPQQTRQAKRQGLRSASRRRLAGLLSQAGASSDRVIRDDNGLHPVDEQFYCSVSYTQNLVASAISHHAIGIDIEAISPRRDWRKIGKFLWRETPKSIEEFYFRFGVMEAWGKLRGIGIHSQSRRIHISDSTITSPDIPGTHWHFINLQQASYNFCMVVDAQYSKPKQLEALSHEITTQLGIATA from the coding sequence ATGATAACCACGCTATTCGACTTTCACCATGTTCCTAATGATCCGCAACAAACTCGCCAAGCGAAACGCCAGGGCTTGCGCTCAGCCTCACGGCGCAGACTCGCCGGCCTATTATCACAAGCAGGCGCTAGCAGTGATAGAGTTATTCGCGACGACAACGGCCTTCATCCAGTTGACGAACAATTCTATTGCTCAGTGTCCTACACTCAGAACTTAGTGGCTTCGGCAATCTCTCATCATGCTATTGGGATAGATATTGAAGCCATTTCGCCACGTCGTGATTGGCGCAAGATCGGCAAATTCCTTTGGCGCGAAACACCAAAGAGTATCGAGGAATTCTATTTCCGCTTTGGCGTTATGGAGGCTTGGGGTAAGCTCCGGGGAATAGGCATCCACTCACAAAGCCGACGAATCCATATCTCGGACTCAACGATTACCTCTCCTGACATCCCAGGCACTCACTGGCATTTCATTAACCTTCAACAGGCTAGCTACAACTTCTGTATGGTAGTTGATGCGCAGTACTCCAAGCCTAAGCAGCTTGAAGCACTCTCACATGAGATTACCACTCAACTCGGCATTGCCACCGCCTAG
- a CDS encoding beta-ketoacyl synthase chain length factor, which translates to MITAVAIDIDAEHKAERIADGFPEAVFSGGIKLPAMLNRRLSPAGKRASALANELLNGDGLSIVWCSQYGDLARTQRLMESIVNEEPMSPTDFSLSVQNAEPGILSMATKNHQHIVAISAAKNRFYNALLEGELLRREQGADVLLIMTDQTVPQVYQRVASANIATTALVLRISDHGQTLGLEEVKKLDDSAGYDGFLNLLAKAFDWHD; encoded by the coding sequence ATGATAACGGCTGTAGCCATTGATATTGACGCTGAGCATAAAGCCGAGCGAATAGCAGACGGCTTTCCCGAGGCGGTTTTTAGCGGGGGAATCAAATTACCAGCGATGCTAAATCGGCGCTTGAGTCCGGCAGGTAAGCGTGCCTCGGCACTTGCCAACGAACTGCTCAACGGTGATGGGCTTAGTATCGTTTGGTGCTCGCAATATGGCGATCTTGCTAGAACTCAGCGGTTGATGGAGTCCATCGTTAACGAAGAGCCTATGTCTCCTACTGATTTTTCGCTGTCGGTACAAAATGCTGAGCCCGGAATACTGTCTATGGCCACCAAGAATCATCAGCATATCGTCGCCATTAGTGCGGCGAAAAATCGTTTCTACAACGCACTACTCGAAGGTGAGTTATTGCGCAGAGAGCAGGGGGCTGACGTCTTGCTCATTATGACGGACCAAACAGTTCCTCAAGTCTACCAGCGAGTCGCCTCGGCAAATATTGCTACCACAGCGTTAGTGCTGCGAATCTCTGATCACGGTCAAACCTTAGGTCTTGAGGAAGTCAAAAAGCTAGATGACAGTGCGGGCTATGATGGATTTTTGAACTTGTTAGCGAAGGCATTCGATTGGCATGACTAA
- a CDS encoding lysophospholipid acyltransferase family protein translates to MTKALNGPSTFRYQVFFVVATALGFVSFGLGAILLSLWVLLLRVVIRNPDRRVRWSRYAISRGFAVLVRYMQLAGSVDIRWKNWSSMEADITQGGVLIANHPSLIDVVMMIARIPNANCIVKKKLWNNPFVGLLVRACGFIPNDGRPEMLDECRQAIARGEVIIIYPEGSRTSSMKAMTLSRGAANIAILAGVPVLMLTIQRTTPFLTKEVHWNNLPTVAPGFLLSYEGRWELAPYDDLPRAKAARQLTADWLKFYTDRGDKWDRN, encoded by the coding sequence ATGACTAAGGCACTGAATGGTCCTTCAACTTTCCGCTATCAAGTGTTCTTCGTTGTCGCGACAGCGCTAGGCTTTGTGAGTTTCGGCTTGGGCGCCATACTACTTTCTCTCTGGGTGCTCCTGTTACGTGTAGTAATTCGTAATCCGGATAGGCGTGTCCGCTGGAGTCGTTATGCCATCAGCCGAGGATTCGCTGTGTTAGTTCGCTATATGCAGCTAGCGGGTAGCGTTGATATCCGGTGGAAGAATTGGTCCTCAATGGAGGCCGATATAACGCAAGGTGGTGTTTTAATTGCCAATCATCCCAGCCTGATTGATGTGGTGATGATGATTGCGCGGATACCCAACGCTAATTGTATTGTTAAGAAGAAACTTTGGAATAATCCTTTCGTGGGGCTGTTAGTCAGAGCCTGTGGCTTTATTCCGAATGACGGGCGCCCTGAGATGTTGGATGAGTGTCGACAGGCCATTGCACGAGGCGAGGTGATTATTATCTACCCCGAAGGGTCAAGAACCTCTAGCATGAAAGCCATGACCTTGTCGCGTGGCGCTGCTAACATAGCTATTCTAGCAGGCGTTCCAGTCCTAATGCTGACCATTCAGCGAACGACTCCCTTTCTAACCAAGGAAGTTCATTGGAATAATTTGCCTACGGTAGCGCCGGGTTTTTTGCTATCGTATGAAGGAAGGTGGGAGCTAGCGCCGTATGATGATTTGCCACGCGCCAAGGCAGCTCGGCAACTCACCGCCGATTGGCTTAAATTTTATACAGACCGAGGTGACAAATGGGACAGGAATTAG
- a CDS encoding phosphopantetheine-binding protein has translation MGQELEQEIKVLIIDALDLEDMSPDEIESGEPLFVEGLGLDSIDALELGLALQKKYGVKIDPEANPEETRQHFSSVTALAAFVAAAKA, from the coding sequence ATGGGACAGGAATTAGAACAGGAAATTAAGGTATTAATTATCGACGCATTAGACCTTGAAGACATGTCTCCCGATGAAATTGAATCGGGTGAGCCGCTATTTGTTGAAGGGCTGGGCTTAGACTCTATTGATGCATTGGAGCTTGGTTTGGCGCTGCAGAAAAAGTACGGCGTAAAAATTGATCCTGAGGCTAACCCCGAAGAAACTCGACAGCATTTCTCAAGCGTTACGGCGTTGGCAGCGTTTGTTGCCGCGGCAAAAGCTTGA
- a CDS encoding acyl carrier protein encodes MTDQHTLNELKEIFEEMFDVDPDDVTLEAALYDDLDIDSIDAVDLIVRIREMTGKKVAPEEFKSVRTVGEVVEAINTLRNS; translated from the coding sequence ATGACTGATCAGCACACCCTAAATGAACTGAAAGAAATTTTTGAAGAAATGTTTGATGTGGATCCGGATGATGTCACCCTAGAGGCAGCGTTATACGATGACCTCGACATTGATTCGATTGATGCTGTGGATTTGATTGTTCGCATTCGCGAAATGACCGGTAAGAAAGTTGCGCCCGAGGAATTTAAATCGGTCCGGACTGTTGGCGAAGTGGTAGAGGCTATTAATACTCTACGAAACAGTTGA
- a CDS encoding AMP-binding enzyme, whose translation MSRFVSQLKKFVLQRSDLALQSYQAIQAHATTAEVGLYCQRLDECCGVLLGLLESGATPILLNQVSESALEQFLAGGRDAYVDGVFHESKSADRIIESPGELAFLTSGSSGEAKLVFKTLAQLESESLVLEEFYQGVKCVGGTVSHQHIYGFLFRLMVPINLALELVPETWVYPSDLAQALNESDDLAVISSPSQLARLASTMAPKRAAALVVSSGGPLSCNDAVAAANWLQTPILELYGSTETGGIATRSQSAGQLSWQPLAGVAIDFVSNEVSSPWCQARQLDDTLTATGSGQAFELTGRVDRIVKVNEKRISLTAIEQALQGHEVVKSIRVVPYSHSRLAAFVVVDESILARNASWQALKAELRLFCTSFLEPSTIPRKWRFLRSLPTTERSKVTDPLCHKLLTTDKRIPSPISADWLSAHELALGVAIVPKLPWFQGHFPGQPVLPGVAMIWMAEQYIRGWFDEERTIRTLSTVKFQSVIAPETEVQIRLKYVAEKAQYHLKILNDETVFAQAKLLVED comes from the coding sequence ATGAGTAGATTTGTATCGCAACTGAAAAAGTTTGTATTGCAACGTAGCGACTTGGCACTGCAAAGCTACCAAGCCATTCAAGCGCATGCCACCACGGCTGAAGTGGGCTTGTATTGCCAGCGCTTGGATGAGTGCTGTGGTGTCCTTTTGGGGTTGTTAGAGAGTGGCGCTACACCTATTCTCTTGAATCAGGTGAGTGAGTCTGCGCTAGAGCAATTCTTGGCGGGAGGGAGAGATGCCTATGTCGACGGTGTGTTCCATGAATCTAAGTCGGCCGATCGAATCATTGAAAGTCCAGGTGAGCTGGCGTTTCTAACCTCGGGTTCGAGTGGCGAAGCCAAACTGGTTTTTAAGACGCTCGCGCAGTTAGAGAGCGAGTCCCTTGTGCTGGAGGAGTTCTACCAAGGGGTGAAGTGCGTTGGCGGAACCGTTTCGCATCAACATATCTACGGCTTCCTGTTCCGTCTGATGGTCCCTATTAACTTAGCTTTAGAGCTAGTGCCTGAAACTTGGGTGTACCCAAGTGATCTCGCCCAGGCGTTGAATGAGAGCGATGACTTAGCTGTAATTTCGTCGCCCTCTCAACTGGCTAGGCTAGCATCAACAATGGCGCCTAAGCGCGCCGCCGCGTTAGTCGTTAGCTCGGGTGGCCCGTTATCTTGTAATGATGCCGTAGCGGCTGCTAATTGGCTTCAGACGCCTATTTTGGAGCTTTATGGGAGTACCGAAACGGGCGGTATTGCCACGCGATCGCAGTCGGCGGGGCAGCTTAGCTGGCAGCCCTTGGCGGGTGTGGCGATAGATTTCGTTAGCAACGAAGTTTCTTCACCATGGTGCCAGGCCCGTCAATTAGACGATACCTTAACTGCTACGGGTTCGGGGCAGGCCTTTGAGCTGACCGGCCGAGTAGATCGAATTGTTAAGGTCAATGAAAAGCGAATATCCTTAACGGCCATAGAGCAGGCGCTACAGGGGCACGAAGTCGTTAAGTCAATTCGGGTGGTGCCCTACAGTCATTCGCGGCTAGCGGCGTTTGTGGTAGTCGATGAATCTATTCTTGCGCGGAACGCCTCGTGGCAGGCATTGAAGGCGGAATTACGTCTCTTCTGTACCTCGTTTCTCGAACCCAGTACCATACCGCGTAAATGGCGATTCCTTCGGAGTCTGCCAACTACGGAGAGATCGAAAGTGACAGACCCGTTGTGCCACAAATTACTTACTACCGACAAGCGCATACCGTCACCTATTAGTGCGGATTGGCTGTCTGCCCATGAGCTCGCTTTAGGGGTTGCTATTGTGCCGAAATTGCCGTGGTTCCAAGGTCATTTCCCAGGACAGCCAGTGTTGCCGGGTGTGGCGATGATTTGGATGGCGGAGCAATATATTCGCGGCTGGTTTGATGAAGAACGTACAATTAGAACCCTGTCCACAGTAAAGTTTCAATCCGTGATCGCGCCTGAAACTGAGGTCCAAATACGGTTAAAGTATGTTGCCGAGAAAGCGCAATATCACCTCAAAATTTTGAATGACGAAACGGTTTTTGCTCAGGCAAAACTATTGGTGGAAGATTAA
- a CDS encoding glycosyltransferase family 2 protein has product MKIAVLIPYYNHPNAIGAVVEQIISHGLPVLIVNDGSSADSDKVLARLAELALVEVLHREENGGKGAAVVSGLRWAEQLGFSHVIQVDADGQHDLDALPILLGTATENPEALIAGQPQFDESIPRRRLYGRYITHFLVWLNSLSFAIKDSMCGFRVYPLTATLRAVDQGEMHWRMGFDIEILVRLHWQGVAMLWVPVKVSYPDDGVSHFRAVQDNLEIASTHWRLFLGMLVRSPKLVSRWFK; this is encoded by the coding sequence GTGAAAATAGCTGTACTAATTCCCTACTATAATCATCCAAACGCCATCGGCGCAGTGGTTGAGCAAATAATTAGCCATGGGCTACCAGTATTAATTGTTAATGATGGCTCAAGTGCTGATTCTGACAAGGTTCTTGCTAGGTTGGCTGAGCTAGCATTGGTTGAGGTGCTACACCGTGAAGAGAACGGCGGTAAGGGCGCAGCGGTAGTTTCAGGATTGCGCTGGGCCGAGCAGCTAGGCTTTAGCCATGTTATCCAGGTAGACGCTGATGGTCAGCATGACTTAGACGCCTTGCCGATACTTCTAGGTACCGCTACAGAGAACCCCGAGGCGCTTATTGCTGGGCAACCACAATTTGATGAATCTATTCCTCGGCGAAGGCTTTATGGACGCTATATCACCCACTTTTTGGTGTGGTTGAATAGCCTATCCTTCGCTATCAAGGACTCAATGTGTGGTTTTCGAGTGTATCCACTGACCGCAACACTTCGCGCCGTTGACCAAGGCGAAATGCACTGGCGAATGGGCTTCGATATTGAAATCTTAGTTCGATTGCATTGGCAGGGAGTTGCCATGCTTTGGGTTCCAGTGAAGGTATCCTACCCGGATGATGGCGTGAGTCACTTTCGGGCGGTACAAGATAATCTCGAAATTGCCTCCACACACTGGAGACTGTTTTTGGGGATGTTGGTACGCAGTCCCAAGCTCGTGTCTCGGTGGTTTAAGTAA
- a CDS encoding acyltransferase, which translates to MATHWTDNKDFGWVRGIHFMLWLHRHFGIWPFRIVLFPVVLVSILVNPLARRGAVDYWRRLKPGISRWRLAMGVFKQFWAFANSMLFRLLILSRQYDLSTTDIHGRKAFREVIDSGQGALLIGSHHGNVEACKAMAGKANRKVCALVHTEHAETFNRAVAAYTKDSIELIQVTDVGVETAFILSEKIAQGYLVVITADRVPIHGGRTLSMPFMGDLAEFPQGPFMLAALLKCPVFFMFCYRQGDHFRINFEYAYSRLVLERGNREQGLLEACRQYSLSLEKHVRSAPEQWFNFYPFWGSSKD; encoded by the coding sequence ATGGCAACACACTGGACAGATAATAAAGACTTTGGCTGGGTTCGCGGTATCCACTTCATGCTGTGGCTGCATCGTCACTTCGGTATTTGGCCGTTTCGAATAGTATTGTTTCCCGTTGTGCTGGTATCTATTTTGGTCAACCCTTTGGCGCGACGCGGCGCTGTGGATTACTGGCGGCGGTTAAAGCCTGGTATCTCGCGCTGGCGCTTGGCAATGGGTGTGTTCAAACAGTTCTGGGCTTTTGCGAACAGTATGTTATTTCGTCTGTTGATCTTGAGCCGGCAGTACGACTTATCAACCACGGACATCCACGGGAGAAAAGCCTTTCGTGAAGTTATTGATAGCGGTCAGGGCGCCCTGCTCATCGGTTCTCATCACGGCAACGTAGAAGCTTGCAAAGCCATGGCGGGGAAGGCAAATCGAAAAGTGTGCGCGCTGGTTCATACTGAGCATGCAGAAACCTTCAATCGCGCGGTCGCGGCCTACACCAAGGATTCCATTGAGCTTATTCAGGTGACTGACGTAGGTGTTGAGACCGCCTTTATTTTAAGCGAGAAGATTGCCCAAGGTTACCTTGTGGTGATCACAGCGGATCGTGTGCCAATTCATGGCGGTAGGACACTATCCATGCCGTTTATGGGTGACTTGGCGGAGTTTCCGCAGGGGCCATTCATGTTGGCTGCACTGTTAAAGTGCCCAGTGTTTTTTATGTTTTGCTATCGTCAAGGCGATCATTTCCGCATTAATTTCGAGTACGCCTACTCAAGATTAGTATTGGAGCGTGGTAACAGAGAACAAGGTTTACTTGAAGCTTGCCGCCAATACTCGCTAAGCTTAGAGAAACATGTGCGAAGCGCGCCTGAACAATGGTTTAATTTTTATCCCTTTTGGGGATCTAGCAAGGACTAA
- a CDS encoding HAL/PAL/TAL family ammonia-lyase produces the protein MYSKYLDQAAEKSTIVVGRTALTAEDIVAIAHNQVRVELDTSVEYREWIDRGTALLDQLLEKEGVIYGVTTGYGDSCTVTVSKSLAYELPRQIYTFHGCGMGAVFSEVESRAILAARLVSLARGYSGVSWDLLAQLVAFLNNGISPRIPEEGSVGASGDLTPLSYVAASLCGEREVFFEGQLMAASEALSACNLTPLSLRPKEGLALMNGTAVMTALACLNLERARYAQFLATRITALNTIALDGNDFHYDERLFNVKAHLGQNAVARQLREDLEAKSAPTHSSRLQDRYSLRCAPHVIGVLADALSHYEQLIETELNSSNDNPIIDPETQSVLHGGHFYGGHIAHAMDSLKTNLANIADLLDRQLAQAVDVKFNHGLPSNLSGAEGDRAVINHGLKAVQIGVSSWTAEALKLTMPASVFSRSTECHNQDKVSMGTIAARDCRRVLQLLDQVCAAVLFGAAQGVSLRNRAKDLPAAVARTLDQVFAIAPPLSDDRALELDLRNLVDAIVQSRFH, from the coding sequence ATGTATTCAAAGTATCTTGATCAAGCTGCTGAAAAGTCAACAATAGTTGTAGGACGAACAGCGCTGACCGCGGAGGATATTGTTGCCATTGCACACAATCAAGTGCGGGTTGAATTAGATACGTCTGTGGAATATCGAGAATGGATTGACCGTGGCACAGCATTATTAGATCAACTGTTAGAGAAAGAGGGCGTCATTTACGGCGTGACAACGGGATATGGCGATAGCTGTACCGTTACGGTGAGTAAGTCGCTTGCCTATGAGCTACCTCGTCAAATCTACACCTTTCACGGCTGTGGAATGGGTGCTGTTTTTTCGGAAGTTGAAAGTCGAGCTATCCTCGCTGCTAGGCTGGTTTCTTTAGCACGTGGCTACTCCGGCGTAAGTTGGGACTTGCTAGCTCAGCTCGTTGCTTTTCTTAATAACGGGATATCGCCCCGTATACCTGAAGAGGGTTCGGTAGGCGCTTCCGGCGACCTCACTCCGCTCTCATACGTAGCCGCTTCGCTTTGTGGTGAGCGTGAGGTCTTTTTTGAGGGGCAGTTGATGGCGGCAAGTGAAGCGCTCTCCGCGTGTAATTTGACGCCTCTTAGTCTTCGCCCCAAAGAGGGGTTGGCGCTTATGAATGGTACCGCGGTGATGACCGCTCTAGCGTGCCTGAATTTAGAGCGCGCGCGCTACGCGCAATTTCTTGCCACACGAATCACCGCGCTTAATACGATTGCCTTAGACGGTAATGACTTCCACTACGATGAACGCCTGTTTAACGTTAAGGCGCATCTCGGTCAAAATGCGGTGGCGCGTCAATTGCGCGAAGACCTGGAGGCCAAATCGGCGCCTACCCACTCGAGTAGATTACAGGATCGCTATTCGCTGCGCTGCGCGCCGCACGTTATCGGTGTATTAGCGGATGCGCTAAGTCATTACGAACAGCTGATTGAGACCGAATTAAACAGCTCGAATGACAACCCTATTATTGACCCTGAAACCCAGTCTGTCCTTCACGGAGGACATTTCTACGGCGGCCATATTGCCCACGCAATGGATTCCTTGAAGACCAATCTGGCAAATATTGCCGACCTTCTTGATCGACAGCTGGCACAGGCGGTGGATGTGAAGTTCAATCATGGTTTACCCAGTAATCTATCAGGCGCTGAGGGAGATCGCGCGGTCATTAATCATGGTTTGAAAGCCGTGCAAATAGGTGTGTCGAGCTGGACGGCCGAAGCGCTTAAGCTGACGATGCCTGCAAGTGTTTTCAGTCGCTCCACGGAGTGCCACAATCAGGATAAAGTCAGTATGGGAACCATCGCGGCGCGTGACTGTCGTCGAGTGCTGCAACTTCTGGATCAAGTGTGTGCGGCGGTTTTATTCGGCGCGGCGCAGGGCGTGTCACTCCGTAATCGAGCCAAGGATCTTCCCGCGGCTGTAGCGCGAACTTTAGATCAAGTTTTCGCTATCGCGCCGCCATTGAGTGACGATCGAGCGCTAGAGCTCGATTTGCGTAACTTGGTAGATGCCATTGTGCAGAGTCGTTTTCACTGA